CTCGTCGCCGACGTCTACGAGGCGGTCCCCGAACTGATTCAGAAACTCAAGAAGTGACTCCCACCCGCGAGACTTTCGGCAACATCCCGTTGTCGTCGCAGCTGGCGTTCTACGCGCTCGCGGCGGCTTCGATGGCCGTGTTCGCGTGGGGTGTTTACCGTCGCTGGAAACTCTGGCGGCTCGGCACGTCCATCAACGCGCGCGACCTCATCACCGGCAGCCTCGCGGCCGTCTGGCAAAAGGTCCGCGGCGGCGCGAAGCGCGTGGCGATCGACGCAGGCGCGCAGCAACGCGTGCGCGGACACGGCCTCGGCACGGTGGCGCACGTGAGCCTGTATGTCGGATTCATGGCGCTGTTCGTCGGCACCGTGCTCCTCGAAACGGACAACGTTCTCTCGCACCTCTGGCACGGCCTGAAATTTCACCAAGGCGCCTACTACGTCGCCTACGAGTTCACGCTCGATGTGCTCGGCCTGCTATTCCTGCTCGGCACGCTGTTCTTCCTCGGGCGTCGCTTGGTCAAGCCGCCGGCGCTCGGCCACCGCGCGACGGACTGGTATGTGCTGCTGGGCTTCCTCGCAATCGGCGTGACCGGCTACCTCGTCGAGGCGCTGCGCATTCTCTGGCAGCAGCCGACCGGTCTCGGCGCGCACTGCTCGCCCGTGGGTCTGTGGCTCGCGGGTTGGCTGCATCTCGGCGAGGCCGAGGCGCGGCATTCGCACTTCCTCGTGTGGTGGATCCACTCGTTCCTCGTGTTCGCCTTCATCGCGTCGATTCCGTTCACGCGGCTTTTCCATTTCATCGCGGGCCCGATGCACATCTTCCTCGCGAAAAACGTCCTCGGTGTCATGCCGCCGGTGACGATGGAGGAAGTCGAGGCGACAGGGCGCGTCGGCCCGGCCGACATCCGGCATTTTTCGCAACAACAACTCCTCAGCCTCGACGCCTGCATGGAGTGCGGCCGCTGCGAGGAAGTCTGCCCGGCCTTCGCCACCGCGAAGCCGCTCTCGCCCAAGCGCGTCGTGCAGGACCTCAAGGGCGCGATGGAGAAGACCGCCGCTGCGCTCGCCGCCGGCAAGGAGTCGGAGGTGCCCGCCTTGCACGAGGCGACGATCGCCGCGGAGACGCTCTGGAGCTGCACGGCGTGCAACGCCTGCGTCAACACCTGCCCGGTGCGCGTCGACCAGCTCACCTTCATCCTCACGCTACGCCGCCACCTCGTCGCCGAGGGCGGACTCAGTGGCACCGCCGCCACCGCGCTGCGCCGCATGCAGTCGAACGGCAACCCGTGGGGCCTGCCCGCCACCGAGCGCACCGCCTGGACCGACGCGCTGAAACCGAAATCATGAGCACGCCCGCCGAACTCACTGCGCCGACTGTGAAGGAGAATCCGTCCTTCGAAATCCTCTATTGGGTCGGCTGCGCCGCGTCCTACGACCGTCGCGCCCAGCGCGTTGCGCGTGCGATGGTGCGGCTGCTGCGGCACGCCGGCGTGAATTTCGCCATCCTCGGCAAAGAGGAAAAATGCACCGGCGACTCCGCCCGCCGCCTCGGCGACGAGTTCCTCTTCCAGGAACTGGCTACGGCGAACATTGAGACGCTGAACAAATACCACGTGAAACGCATCGTCGCGCACTGCCCGCACTGCGTGAACGCGTTACTAAAAGACTACGCGCAATTCGGCGGCCACTACGAAGTCGTCCACCACACGCAGCTCCTCGCCGAGTTGATCCGCGCCGGAAAACTGCCTGCCGTCGCCGCGGCCGACGTCAACTCGGGCAACGCTGGCGCGGGCGACGTGACTTACCACGACCCCTGCTACCTCGCCCGCGTGAACGGCATCCACGAGGCGCCGCGCGAAGTGCTCGCCACCGCGATCGGCGGACGCTCGCTCTGCGAAATGAAGCGCAACCGCGCCAACACGTCCTGTTGCGGCGCGGGCGGCGGGCGCATGTGGATGGAGGAGGATCCGAAACAGCGCGTCTCCACCCAGCGCGCCGGCGAAGCGCTCGCGACCGGCGCCAAGACGGTCGCGACCGGTTGTCCGTTTTGCCTGACGATGATGTCCGACGGCGTCGCCGCGAACGGCGCCGAAGCGCGCGTCCTCGACATTGCCGAGTTGCTCGTGGAGCGCCTCGGCCTCAACCCGCCTGCCGCACCAGCGCCGAGCGCGCCCGCGACTCCCGCAAGCTCTTAACCCCCCAGTCCCATGGCCGAAAAAGAACTCCCTGCGCACCTCATCGGTGGCAACTTCCTCTTCAGCGACACCAAGCCCGAACTCGTCTTCACGCCCGAAGACCTCGGCGGCGACGAACGCGAGATGGCCGCGACCGCCGAGAAGTTCATGGACAAGGACGTCCTCCCGCACCTCGAAGCGCTCGAGCACCGCGAGGAGGGGCTCGCCCGCAAAGTTTTCAGCCAAGCCTGCGAACTCGGCTTGCTCGGCCTCGAAGTCCCCGAGCAATACGGCGGCCTCGGTGTCGGCAAGGTCGCGGCCGTCGGAGTCGCCGAGCAGCTCAGCCGCCTTGCCGGCTTCGGCATCACCTGTGGTGCGCACAGCGGCATCGGCACCGGCCCGATCACGTTTTTCGGCAACGAGGCGCAGAAGGCGAAATACCTCCCGAAGCTCGCGAGCGGCGAGTGGATGGCGGCGTATTGCCTGAGCGAAGCCGGCTCCGGTTCCGATGCGCTCGGCATGAAGACCAAGGCCGTGCTCTCGCCCGACAAGACGCACTACATCCTCAACGGCGCGAAAATGTGGATCACCAACGCCGCGTGGGCCGATGTGTTCGTGATCTTTGCCAAGGTCGACGGCGAACACGTCACCGCGTTCATCGTCGAGAAGACCTTTCCCGGCGTCTCGACTGGTCGCGAGGAACACAAGCTCGGCCTCAAGACCTCGTCGACGCGCCGCGTCATCCTCGAAGACACGCCGGTGCCGGTGGAAAACGTCCTCGGCGAAGTCGGCAAGGGCGCCTACATCGCGTTCAACATTCTCAACCTCGGCCGCTTCAGCCTCGGTGCCGGCACGATGGGCGGCGCGAAGGACATGCTGCGCACCGCCGTGAAATACGCCGGCGAGCGCCAGCAGTTCGGCAAGCCGCTCGTCACGTTCGGCCTGATTCAGCACAAGCTCGGCGAGATGGCCGCGCGCATCTACGCCATCGAGTCCGCGCTCTACCGCACCGCGAAGCAGATGGACGACGTCAAGGCCACCGGCGAACTCGTGACCACGATCAAGCCCGGTTACTTCCGCGCCATCGAGGAGTTCGCGCTCGAGTGCTCGGCGGTGAAAGTCGCCGGCTCCGAGATCCTCACCTTCGTCGCCGACGAGGCGCTACAGATCCACGGCGGCTACGGTTTCACCGAGGAATACTCGCCCGCGCGCGCCACGCGCGACGCGCGCATCAACCGCATTTTCGAGGGCACAAACGAGATCAACCGTCTCTTCATCCCGACCAACCTTCTGCGCCGCGCGGCCAAAGGTAAGCTCGCGCTCATGGCCGCCGCGATGTCCGCCTTTGCCGAGGCGCAGAAGGAGCCGCCGTCGGAAAAATCCGGCGACGACCTCGCGACCGCGCAATTCCTCCTCGGTCGCGCGAAGAAGGCCGTGTTGCTGCTCTTCGGCGGCGCGCACCAGAAATTCGGCGACAAGATCATTCACGAACAGGAAGTCCTCGCCGTGTTGAGCGACATCTGTATCGACCTCTTCCTCGGCGAAAGCGCCGTGCTTCGCGCGCTCAAGGCCCGCGCTAAGGGCGGCGCCGCGGCGGCCGTGCACGCCGACCTCGCGCTGATCTGGATCAACGATTCCGTCGCGCGCATGGAAAACCGTGCCCGCGATGCCATCGCGCACATGGCCAGCGGCGACGAACTGAAGCTCCAGCTCGGCCTCGCGCGCAAGATGCTGCGTTGGACGCCGCTCGACACCGTCGCCATGCGCCGCCGCATCGCCGCGCGCCTGCACACCGTCGGCAACTACCCGGCGCTGATCGCGGCGAAATGAACCGGGCGTCGAACAGCCGTTCCGTTGTAGGGGCGCAGTCTTGCTGCGCCCGTTGGAATAGCGCATCGCTTGGGCGCAGCAAGACTGCGCCCCTACACTGTTTTTCAGCATGAAAATCCTCGTCCCTCTCAAACGCGTCCCTGATCCCGACACGAAGATCCGCGTGCTCGCCGACGGATCCGGCATCGACACCGACGGCGTGAAGTTCGCCGTGAATCCGTTCGATGCCATCGCCATCGAGGAAGCGCTCCGTGTGAAGGAAAAAGGCGCTGCGACTGAAGTCGTCGTCGTCACGATCGGTGGCGATGAGTGCGCGGAACAGCTGCGCAGCGGCCTCGCGATGGGCGCGGACCGCGCGATTCTCGTGAAGCACGCCACGCCGCTCGACTCGCTCGCCGTCGCAAAGGTGCTGGCCGCAGTTTATAAGAAGGAGGCGCCCGGCCTCGTCTTGATGGGCAAACAGGCGATCGACGACGACTCGAGCCAGACCGGTCA
This window of the Candidatus Didemnitutus sp. genome carries:
- a CDS encoding (Fe-S)-binding protein — protein: MSTPAELTAPTVKENPSFEILYWVGCAASYDRRAQRVARAMVRLLRHAGVNFAILGKEEKCTGDSARRLGDEFLFQELATANIETLNKYHVKRIVAHCPHCVNALLKDYAQFGGHYEVVHHTQLLAELIRAGKLPAVAAADVNSGNAGAGDVTYHDPCYLARVNGIHEAPREVLATAIGGRSLCEMKRNRANTSCCGAGGGRMWMEEDPKQRVSTQRAGEALATGAKTVATGCPFCLTMMSDGVAANGAEARVLDIAELLVERLGLNPPAAPAPSAPATPASS
- a CDS encoding (Fe-S)-binding protein, producing the protein MTPTRETFGNIPLSSQLAFYALAAASMAVFAWGVYRRWKLWRLGTSINARDLITGSLAAVWQKVRGGAKRVAIDAGAQQRVRGHGLGTVAHVSLYVGFMALFVGTVLLETDNVLSHLWHGLKFHQGAYYVAYEFTLDVLGLLFLLGTLFFLGRRLVKPPALGHRATDWYVLLGFLAIGVTGYLVEALRILWQQPTGLGAHCSPVGLWLAGWLHLGEAEARHSHFLVWWIHSFLVFAFIASIPFTRLFHFIAGPMHIFLAKNVLGVMPPVTMEEVEATGRVGPADIRHFSQQQLLSLDACMECGRCEEVCPAFATAKPLSPKRVVQDLKGAMEKTAAALAAGKESEVPALHEATIAAETLWSCTACNACVNTCPVRVDQLTFILTLRRHLVAEGGLSGTAATALRRMQSNGNPWGLPATERTAWTDALKPKS
- a CDS encoding electron transfer flavoprotein subunit beta/FixA family protein — protein: MKILVPLKRVPDPDTKIRVLADGSGIDTDGVKFAVNPFDAIAIEEALRVKEKGAATEVVVVTIGGDECAEQLRSGLAMGADRAILVKHATPLDSLAVAKVLAAVYKKEAPGLVLMGKQAIDDDSSQTGQMLAALLGVGQVTFMSKLEFSGATARCTRETDAGIETLSVALPAVLTADLRLNEPRYVSLPGIMKAKKKPLEETAFDALGVTAASRTKVLKLEKPAGRKAGVKVKTVDELIAKLRDEAKVL
- a CDS encoding acyl-CoA dehydrogenase family protein, whose translation is MAEKELPAHLIGGNFLFSDTKPELVFTPEDLGGDEREMAATAEKFMDKDVLPHLEALEHREEGLARKVFSQACELGLLGLEVPEQYGGLGVGKVAAVGVAEQLSRLAGFGITCGAHSGIGTGPITFFGNEAQKAKYLPKLASGEWMAAYCLSEAGSGSDALGMKTKAVLSPDKTHYILNGAKMWITNAAWADVFVIFAKVDGEHVTAFIVEKTFPGVSTGREEHKLGLKTSSTRRVILEDTPVPVENVLGEVGKGAYIAFNILNLGRFSLGAGTMGGAKDMLRTAVKYAGERQQFGKPLVTFGLIQHKLGEMAARIYAIESALYRTAKQMDDVKATGELVTTIKPGYFRAIEEFALECSAVKVAGSEILTFVADEALQIHGGYGFTEEYSPARATRDARINRIFEGTNEINRLFIPTNLLRRAAKGKLALMAAAMSAFAEAQKEPPSEKSGDDLATAQFLLGRAKKAVLLLFGGAHQKFGDKIIHEQEVLAVLSDICIDLFLGESAVLRALKARAKGGAAAAVHADLALIWINDSVARMENRARDAIAHMASGDELKLQLGLARKMLRWTPLDTVAMRRRIAARLHTVGNYPALIAAK